The segment CGGTCGGCTCCATCCCGGCAATAAAAAAACCGGGTAAAACGCCCCGGATGCGGTCCATTGGGTTAGCTTGACGGTGGAGAACGGGTTGTCCCTCTACCGCCCCTCGGAATCCAGGGGAACGATCTCGACGGTGTAGGAATCACCGGAAACCTTGACCACGGCGTACTGGAAGAAATCCCCCTCCTCGATGTGCCCCCCGGAGGTGCCGATGGTGGTGTAGGGAATCCCGTCGTACTCCGTGAAGACGTAGGTGTGCAGATGCCCCGTGAACACGCCGTCCACGCCGTGCTCCAGGAAAATCTTATGGAGGCGGTCCCCCTCGTTTTCGGCCAGGGTCGAGTAGATGAGGGGTTTGTGTGTGAAGACCAGGGTCAGCCGGGCGTCATCGTGGGAGCTCAGATCGTCCTCGAGCCAGGCGAAGGTCGTCTCCGGCAGATTGACGGTGAAATACCAGCGGCTGGTGTCCAGCACGACGAAGTGTACGCCGGAGTAGTCGAAAGAGTAGTTGGGCTTGCGGTCGGTCCACTCGCGCCACCGGCCCAGGGAGGCGTCGTCCCAGATGTCGTGGTTCCCCGGCGTCAGGTGGACGTCCACTGGGACGGGCTCGATGATTTTGAAGTACTCGGCCCACTGGGCGTCTATCTCGTCCACGTCTAAGGTGTACCCCCCGATCTGGTCGCCGACGGAAATGTAAAAATCGGCCCCCTCGGAGAGGCTCTGGGCGACCACGGCCTCGTAAACCCCCTCCCGGGGGTTGCTGCCGCGGTCACTGAGGATGACGAAGCTGAAGTCGTCCTCCCTGGCCGAGGCGGCGATGACGAGTACCGCCAATAAAAACCAAACCTTGCGCATGCTGTCTCCCTGCGGCTGGCACTTGTGCAAGGGATGATACCCGATCGGAGGCAAACCCTCAAGCGTGGAAACCTGTCGCTCCGGGTTTCTTTTTCATATACTCGTCCCGTAACGTCCTTAAGAGGGGAGCCGTCATGCGGTACCGTCCGGTGATGTGTGCGCTGATTCTCGCGTTGGCGGCGGCGTCCTTCGCCGCAGACCCGGAGGGGAAACCGGTAACCTCCACCTTCTCCATCGTCGCCTACGACCCCGAGGCCCGGGAGTGGGGCGTCGCCGTCGCTTCCCGGGTACTCGCCGTGGGGTACATCGTACCCTGGGCTCGGGCCGAGGTAGGCGCCGTGGCCACCCAGGCGTACGCGGACCTCCGCTACGGCAGGTACGGTCTGGAGCTGCTGGAGGCGGGCTTCACCGCCGAGCAGACCCTTCAGGTGCTCCTGGAATTCGACGGAGAGGCGCAGCAGCGCCAGGTGGCGGTCGTGGATTCCGCGGGGCGGGTCGCCGCCTTCACCGGTCGGGAAACCTCGGCCTGGGCGGGCGACCGGCAGGGTGAGCACTACTCCGTCCAGGGCAACATCCTGGCAGGCGAACAGGTGCTCGCCGCCATGGAGCTGGCCTATCTGGAGACCGTGGGTCCTCTGGCCCGGCGTCTGCTGGCGGCGCTCGAGGCGGGGGACGAAGCCGGGGGCGACTCCCGGGGCAGGCAGTCGGCGGCCCTGTTGGTCGTCCGGGAGAGGGGGGGCTACCAGGCGCTCTCCGACCGCCTCGTGGACATCTCGGTGGACGACGACCCGGCTCCGGTGGCCGAGCTGGCGCGGATTTACGACTTGTGGGAGGCGAATTTCCTCATCGAGCCCTACCTCGACTCCGCCGACCCGGTGGTCCAGGAGTACGCCCTGGACATCATCGAACGGGCTCTGGCCGAGAAGGGGGACGCCCAACTTTTCAACTCGATGGCCTGGGTCCTCGCCGTCCGCAAGCTGTACCCGGAAAGGGCGCTGGAAATCGCCCTCCGGGCCCATGAACTGGAACCGGACGACCCGAACATCATGGACACGGTAGCCGAGGCGCACTACGCGGCGGGGAACCCCGAGTCCGCCCTGGAGTGGGAGGAGAGGGCCCTGGCACTCGACCCGGAGAACGGCTTCTTCCTGGGACAGAGGGCCAAGTTCCGGGCCGCTACGGAAAGGGACTAGAGTTACAGCTTGGCATCATGCGCCCCCTGTGATATATTCGTCCGGCAACCTTACCCGGCCCGACACCTAACCCCAAGGTGGACCCATGGTAC is part of the bacterium genome and harbors:
- a CDS encoding metallophosphoesterase, whose amino-acid sequence is MRKVWFLLAVLVIAASAREDDFSFVILSDRGSNPREGVYEAVVAQSLSEGADFYISVGDQIGGYTLDVDEIDAQWAEYFKIIEPVPVDVHLTPGNHDIWDDASLGRWREWTDRKPNYSFDYSGVHFVVLDTSRWYFTVNLPETTFAWLEDDLSSHDDARLTLVFTHKPLIYSTLAENEGDRLHKIFLEHGVDGVFTGHLHTYVFTEYDGIPYTTIGTSGGHIEEGDFFQYAVVKVSGDSYTVEIVPLDSEGR
- a CDS encoding DUF1028 domain-containing protein, with translation MRYRPVMCALILALAAASFAADPEGKPVTSTFSIVAYDPEAREWGVAVASRVLAVGYIVPWARAEVGAVATQAYADLRYGRYGLELLEAGFTAEQTLQVLLEFDGEAQQRQVAVVDSAGRVAAFTGRETSAWAGDRQGEHYSVQGNILAGEQVLAAMELAYLETVGPLARRLLAALEAGDEAGGDSRGRQSAALLVVRERGGYQALSDRLVDISVDDDPAPVAELARIYDLWEANFLIEPYLDSADPVVQEYALDIIERALAEKGDAQLFNSMAWVLAVRKLYPERALEIALRAHELEPDDPNIMDTVAEAHYAAGNPESALEWEERALALDPENGFFLGQRAKFRAATERD